One genomic window of Macrobrachium rosenbergii isolate ZJJX-2024 chromosome 51, ASM4041242v1, whole genome shotgun sequence includes the following:
- the LOC136833082 gene encoding uncharacterized protein has product MAQLNIELARLQGNPDFNSTPAGPPPDRFNLGAALKLVPVFDEGSVPEFFKAFEQVANRLSWPTEMWTVLIQCTLVGKAIRQYNSLEESTARDYGKVKALILRAYDLVPEAYRLKFRNSVMPANMSYVEYARLKEEQFDDWVKSRQVVSFSSLRELMLLEEFKKSCSKELRVHLEEVKAYSLSQAAQTADEFVLTHRVGSSSFGSLTIKSPPVRPNNNQWRANNPFRTKVEASQGKNPSGRNTRVFSQSNQRYNNAERGRQTCFWCHEQGHFQARCPARRGYLQQNGGGTNNDVPISLIANAPTTINPGGEGPQELKKDLGIVDTGSAQSLVLSRVVKDVGEYSGNYVVLGGFPDTVVSAPLVKVEAIFPRYQRVTELAVVEKLPIPGIEGILGNDMLDMRGYELFPIVSVTASPIAITTRASAKADAALQNEDNLNLSSLEVEIERPGSVVSSSSSSSSSSSSIVNKLFKPDCDRISFIEAQKTEFSYELGGTDDLTKPRFCVRKGLLYRVSRPVNHGLNQTSRVEQIVVPSKYQNDVLSLAHEDSFAGHFGVWKTHSRLAKYFWWPGLKSSVKKFVGGCETCQVMGKPNKPIPKAPLHPIPAIGDPFSELVVDIVGLLPRTKSGFTHLLTIMDRASRFPEAFPMRKITSKVVFEKLMDFFSRYGLPHKIQTDCGTNFTSKVFKGKCAELAIQHITSVPYHPESQGVVERFHQILKFILKKYCYEQGEDWDKGLPFALFAICNHPNSSTGVAPFELIFGHKVRGPLEIFHELLEFGRKKDLNVVEFAEDLRSRLSAAWEFAQNNLVLSQASMKENYKKSKARSFEPGELVLVLGTDTDNFLEPRYKGPWKVLRKLSGVNYEVEAPGTKRKCRIFHINRLKAYTFHRLDPLAIVYEPVSLVLETTTDEPADLYCQVSSDALTGNIQNLETLAKILEHLEVTQRDDMMKLISSFSDLFQASPGRTTLLQHDVDVGSASPVKQSPYRLNPVKRDIVEKEIRVIMSVGDVEYDKVKARLVEQARHMKASVKYKRKNEFDEARMKAGETLSLCIKGGLERSSGLFMGVLPATGHLIYRSTFKACLTSGFPESFQEYLGGYLAVLLL; this is encoded by the exons ATGGCTCAACTAAACATAGAGTTGGCTAGGTTGCAAGGTAACCCTGATTTCAATAGTACTCCTGCTGGTCCTCCCCCAGATAGGTTTAACCTGGGTGCGGCCTTAAAATTAGTGCCTGTGTTTGATGAAGGAAGTGTGCCGGAATTCTTCAAGGCCTTTGAGCAGGTAGCAAATAGGTTATCTTGGCCCACTGAGATGTGGACAGTGTTAATACAATGCACGTTGGTGGGTAAGGCTATTCGTCAGTATAATTCATTGGAAGAGAGTACGGCCAGAGATTATGGTAAGGTTAAGGCGTTGATCCTCAGGGCCTATGATTTGGTCCCTGAGGCTTATCGCCTGAAGTTTCGGAACTCTGTTATGCCTGCTAATATGTCATATGTGGAGTATGCCCGTCTCAAGGAGGAGCAATTTGACGACTGGGTAAAGAGTCGCCAGGtggtctccttctcctccttgagGGAGCTGATGCTCCTTGAGGAATTTAAAAAATCTTGCAGTAAAGAGCTCAGAGTTCACCTGGAGGAAGTTAAGGCTTACAGTTTGAGTCAAGCAGCTCAGACTGCTGATGAGTTTGTCTTGACACATAGAGTAGGGAGTAGTAGTTTTGGCTCATTGACCATCAAATCCCCACCTGTCAGGCCAAATAATAATCAATGGAGAGCTAATAACCCCTTTAGAACTAAGGTTGAAGCTAGCCAGGGGAAAAACCCGAGTGGAAGGAACACACGGGTCTTTTCCCAGAGTAATCAAAGATATAATAATGCTGAAAGAGGCAGGCAAACTTGTTTTTGGTGCCATGAACAAGGGCACTTTCAAGCTCGGTGTCCTGCTCGGAGAGGGTATCTCCAACAGAATGGAGGTGGAACCAATAATGATGTCCCCATATCTCTGATAGCTAATGCCCCCACTACTATTAATCCTGGAGGTGAAGGCCCCCAGGAACTGAAGAAAGATTTAGGAATAGT GGACACTGGGTCTGCTCAATCATTGGTACTGTCAAGGGTTGTGAAGGATGTTGGTGAGTATTCTGGAAATTATGTGGTCCTGGGTGGGTTCCCTGATACAGTGGTTTCTGCTCCTTTGGTGAAGGTAGAGGCAATCTTCCCGAGGTATCAAAGGGTAACGGAATTGGCGGTGGTGGAAAAGCTCCCCATCCCTGGTATTGAAGgcatattgggaaatgatatgtTGGACATGAGAGGTTATGAGTTATTCCCAATAGTGTCTGTAACTGCAAGTCCCATAGCAATTACTACTCGAGCTTCTGCAAAGGCTGATGCTGCCTTACAGAATGAGgataatttaaatttaagtagTTTAGAGGTAGAGATAGAGAGACCCGGGTctgtagttagtagtagtagtagtagtagtagtagtagtagtagtattgtgaATAAGCTTTTCAAACCTGATTGTGACCGTATAAGCTTTATTGAAGCTCAGAAGACCGAATTTAGTTATGAATTAGGAGGTACTGATGATTTAACAAAACCAAGGTTCTGTGTGAGGAAAGGTTTGTTGTATAGAGTTAGTCGTCCTGTGAATCATGGCTTAAACCAAACCTCTCGGGTAGAACAGATAGTGGtaccttcaaaatatcaaaatgatgtACTCAGTTTAGCACATGAGGATTCCTTTGCTGGCCATTTTGGAGTATGGAAAACTCATAGTAGATTGGCAAAATATTTTTGGTGGCCGGGATTGAAATCCTCAGTGAAGAAATTTGTTGGAGGTTGTGAAACGTGTCAGGTAATGGGTAAACCCAATAAACCCATTCCTAAAGCCCCTTTGCATCCAATTCCTGCAATTGGGGATCCATTTTCAGAGTTGGTTGTTGATATTGTTGGACTGTTGCCTAGAACTAAATCTGGTTTTACACATCTTCTGACTATAATGGATAGAGCATCTAGGTTTCCTGAAGCTTTTCCAATGAGAAAAATTACATCTAAGGTGGTGTTTGAAAaactaatggattttttttccaggtatggGTTGCCTCATAAAATTCAAACAGATTGTGGTACGAATTTTACGAGCAAGGTATTTAAAGGtaaatgtgctgaactggccattcagcacattaccagtGTACCTTACCACCCAGAGAGTCAGGGTGtagtggaaaggttccaccaaatccttaaatttattttaaaaaagtactGTTATGAGCAAGGAGAGGATTGGGATAAAGGACTTCCCTTCGCTCTCTTTGCTATATGTAATCATCCTAATTCTTCCACTGGTGTTGCCccatttgaattgatttttggACACAAGGTACGTGGCCCTTTGGAAATCTTCCACGAGTTGTTAGAGTTTGGTCGTAAGAAAGATCTGAATGTGGTTGAGTTTGCTGAGGACCTGAGAAGTAGATTATCAGCTGCCTGGGAATTTGCCCAGAATAATTTGGTGTTGTCTCAGGcatcaatgaaagaaaattataagaaaagtaaGGCACGTTCGTTTGAGCCTGGTGAGCTAGTTTTGGTTTTGGGTACAGACACTGACAATTTTCTGGAACCTAGGTATAAGGGGCCTTGGAAGGTACTCCGGAAACTGTCTGGTGTCAATTATGAAGTGGAAGCTCCTGGGACCAAGCGAAAGTGTCGAATATTTCATATCAACAGACTTAAAGCGTACACATTTCATAGACTTGATCCTCTAGCTATAGTATATGAGCCTGTGTCTCTGGTATTAGAAACGACGACAGACGAGCCAGCTGACTTGTATTGCCAGGTATCTTCAGATGCTCTGACAGGTAATATTCAAAATTTGGAAACTCTAGCAAAGATTCTGGAGCATCTGGAGGTTACCCAGAGGGATGATATGATGAAacttatatcttctttttcagatttatttcaggCATCCCCAGGTAGAACGACCTTGCTCCAGCATGATGTTGATGTGGGCAGTGCTTCCCCAGTCAAGCAAAGTCCTTATCGATTAAATCCAGTAAAGCGGGATATTGTCGAGAAGGAGATAAG ggttattatgagtgtgggagatgttgagtatgacaaggtgaaagctagactagttgagcaagcgaggcatATGAAAgcaagtgttaagtataagaggaagaatgaatttgatgaggcaagaatgaaagctggggaaaccttgtcact ATGCATCAAAGGAGGGTTAGAACGCTCTTCAGGATTGTTCATGGGAGTCCTTCCAGCCACAGGACACCTCATTTACAGGTCGACATTCAAGGCATGTCTGACAAGTGGCTTCCCTGAAAGTTTCCAAGAATATTTGGGAGGTTACTTGGCAGTGCTTTTGTTATAG